The Megalops cyprinoides isolate fMegCyp1 chromosome 9, fMegCyp1.pri, whole genome shotgun sequence genome has a window encoding:
- the LOC118783028 gene encoding solute carrier family 13 member 5-like isoform X3, which produces MAPLLKELWKLKSGVILFCTPLLLLPLPLLIRTSVCMQYLKDTNMLFVGGLVVAVAVEHWDLHKRIALRVLLLVGVRPALLMLGFMGVTAFLSMWISNTATTAMMVPIVQAVLEQLDSSEAEAPLIAAGDKPQQPSQEEDRKLREGMEGAAERRRLCKGMTLCVCYAASIGGTATLTGTGPNLVLKGQMNQLFPNNGDVINFASWFGFAFPNMVLMLSMAWLWLQFIFMGFNFRKTWGCGAVKSEKELAAYRVIREEHRRLGPMSFGELSVLALFSLLILLWFTRDPGFMAGWATHLLNAEAEYVTDATVAVFIAVLLFVLPSKAPRFRFWVCTSADPQASGHPTPALLTWKVVQSKLPWNIVLLLGGGFALARGSELSGLSRWLGNQMTPLHNIPPWAIAVVLCLLIATFTECTSNVATATLFLPILASMSQSIGLNPLYVMLPCTLSTSFAFMLPVATPPNAIVFSYGYLQVSDMVKAGIFMNIIGIVCVTVAINSWGRAMFDLDSFPAWANSTGV; this is translated from the exons ATGGCACCGCTGCTGAAGGAGCTCTGGAAGCTGAAGAGCGGGGTGATTCTCTTCTGCACCCCACTTCTCCTTCTCCCGCTGCCATTGCTAATCAGAACCTCG GTGTGTATGCAGTACCTGAAGGACACCAACATGTTGTTTGTGGGGGGCCTGGTGGTGGCGGTGGCAGTGGAGCACTGGGACCTGCACAAACGCATAGCACTCAGAGTCCTGCTCCTCGTTGGGGTACGGCCAGCGCT GCTGATGCTGGGCTTCATGGGCGTGACGGCCTTCCTCTCCATGTGGATTAGTAACACGGCAACCACCGCCATGATGGTGCCCATCGTGCAGGCagtgctggagcagctggacaGCTCCGAGGCAGAGGCACCGCTGATCGCCGCCGGCGACAAGCCGCAGCAGCCAAGCCAAGAAGAGGACCGGAAACTCAGAGAGGGAATGG AGGGGGCTGCcgagaggaggaggctgtgtAAAGGCATGACGCTGTGCGTGTGCTACGCTGCCAGCATCGGGGGAACCGCCACCCTCACCGGCACCGGGCCCAACCTGGTGCTCAAGGGCCAGATGAACCA GCTGTTCCCCAATAATGGTGATGTTATCAACTTCGCCTCGTGGTTTGGGTTCGCCTTCCCCAACATGGTGCTCATGCTGTCCATGGCCTGGCTCTGGCTGCAGTTCATCTTCATGGGATTCAA CTTCAGGAAGACATGGGGTTGCGGGGCAGTGAAGAGCGAGAAGGAGCTGGCGGCGTACAGAGTGATCCGCGAGGAGCACCGGCGTCTCGGCCCCATGTCCTTCGGGGAGCTGAGTGTGCTGGCCCTCTTCAGCCTGCTGATCCTGCTGTGGTTCACGCGAGACCCAGGCTTCATGGCCGGCTGGGCCACGCACCTCCTCAATGCAGAGGCAGA ATATGTGACCGATGCCACGGTTGCGGTCTTCATCGCTGTCCTCCTTTTTGTCCTCCCCTCCAAAGCACCACGGTTCAGATTCTG GGTGTGCACCTCCGCAGATCCCCAGGCCTCTGGCCACCCCACGCCAGCCCTGCTCACCTGGAAGGTGGTCCAGAGCAAGCTCCCCTGGAACAtcgtgctgctgctggggggaggCTTCGCACTGGCCAGGGGGAGCGAG TTGTCAGGACTGTCCAGGTGGTTAGGGAATCAGATGACCCCCCTGCACAACATCCCGCCGTGGGCGATTGCTGTCGTGCTGTGTCTCCTGATTGCCACCTTTACAGAGTGCACCAGCAACGTGGCCACCGCCACCCTCTTCCTGCCCATCCTGGCCTCCATG tccCAGTCTATAGGGCTGAATCCACTCTATGTCATGCTGCCTTGTACTCTGAGCACCTCCTTCGCCTTCATGCTGCCGGTGGCCACGCCACCCAACGCCATCGTCTTCTCTTACGGCTACCTGCAGGTGTCTGACATG GTCAAGGCAGGCATTTTCATGAACATCATCGGCATCGTCTGCGTCACCGTGGCCATCAACAGCTGGGGCAGGGCCATGTTCGACCTGGACTCCTTCCCAGCCTGGGCCAACTCCACTGGAGTGTAA
- the LOC118783028 gene encoding solute carrier family 13 member 5-like isoform X2 — MAPLLKELWKLKSGVILFCTPLLLLPLPLLIRTSEAACAYVIVLMAVYWCTEALPLAITALLPAVLFPVLGIMRSKEVCMQYLKDTNMLFVGGLVVAVAVEHWDLHKRIALRVLLLVGVRPALNTATTAMMVPIVQAVLEQLDSSEAEAPLIAAGDKPQQPSQEEDRKLREGMEGAAERRRLCKGMTLCVCYAASIGGTATLTGTGPNLVLKGQMNQLFPNNGDVINFASWFGFAFPNMVLMLSMAWLWLQFIFMGFNFRKTWGCGAVKSEKELAAYRVIREEHRRLGPMSFGELSVLALFSLLILLWFTRDPGFMAGWATHLLNAEAEYVTDATVAVFIAVLLFVLPSKAPRFRFWVCTSADPQASGHPTPALLTWKVVQSKLPWNIVLLLGGGFALARGSELSGLSRWLGNQMTPLHNIPPWAIAVVLCLLIATFTECTSNVATATLFLPILASMSQSIGLNPLYVMLPCTLSTSFAFMLPVATPPNAIVFSYGYLQVSDMVKAGIFMNIIGIVCVTVAINSWGRAMFDLDSFPAWANSTGV; from the exons ATGGCACCGCTGCTGAAGGAGCTCTGGAAGCTGAAGAGCGGGGTGATTCTCTTCTGCACCCCACTTCTCCTTCTCCCGCTGCCATTGCTAATCAGAACCTCG GAGGCGGCATGCGCCTATGTGATCGTGCTGATGGCAGTGTACTGGTGCACGGAGGCCCTGCCGCTAGCCATTACAGCCCTGCTACCTGCCGTTCTCTTTCCCGTGTTGGGCATCATGCGGTCTAAAGAG GTGTGTATGCAGTACCTGAAGGACACCAACATGTTGTTTGTGGGGGGCCTGGTGGTGGCGGTGGCAGTGGAGCACTGGGACCTGCACAAACGCATAGCACTCAGAGTCCTGCTCCTCGTTGGGGTACGGCCAGCGCT TAACACGGCAACCACCGCCATGATGGTGCCCATCGTGCAGGCagtgctggagcagctggacaGCTCCGAGGCAGAGGCACCGCTGATCGCCGCCGGCGACAAGCCGCAGCAGCCAAGCCAAGAAGAGGACCGGAAACTCAGAGAGGGAATGG AGGGGGCTGCcgagaggaggaggctgtgtAAAGGCATGACGCTGTGCGTGTGCTACGCTGCCAGCATCGGGGGAACCGCCACCCTCACCGGCACCGGGCCCAACCTGGTGCTCAAGGGCCAGATGAACCA GCTGTTCCCCAATAATGGTGATGTTATCAACTTCGCCTCGTGGTTTGGGTTCGCCTTCCCCAACATGGTGCTCATGCTGTCCATGGCCTGGCTCTGGCTGCAGTTCATCTTCATGGGATTCAA CTTCAGGAAGACATGGGGTTGCGGGGCAGTGAAGAGCGAGAAGGAGCTGGCGGCGTACAGAGTGATCCGCGAGGAGCACCGGCGTCTCGGCCCCATGTCCTTCGGGGAGCTGAGTGTGCTGGCCCTCTTCAGCCTGCTGATCCTGCTGTGGTTCACGCGAGACCCAGGCTTCATGGCCGGCTGGGCCACGCACCTCCTCAATGCAGAGGCAGA ATATGTGACCGATGCCACGGTTGCGGTCTTCATCGCTGTCCTCCTTTTTGTCCTCCCCTCCAAAGCACCACGGTTCAGATTCTG GGTGTGCACCTCCGCAGATCCCCAGGCCTCTGGCCACCCCACGCCAGCCCTGCTCACCTGGAAGGTGGTCCAGAGCAAGCTCCCCTGGAACAtcgtgctgctgctggggggaggCTTCGCACTGGCCAGGGGGAGCGAG TTGTCAGGACTGTCCAGGTGGTTAGGGAATCAGATGACCCCCCTGCACAACATCCCGCCGTGGGCGATTGCTGTCGTGCTGTGTCTCCTGATTGCCACCTTTACAGAGTGCACCAGCAACGTGGCCACCGCCACCCTCTTCCTGCCCATCCTGGCCTCCATG tccCAGTCTATAGGGCTGAATCCACTCTATGTCATGCTGCCTTGTACTCTGAGCACCTCCTTCGCCTTCATGCTGCCGGTGGCCACGCCACCCAACGCCATCGTCTTCTCTTACGGCTACCTGCAGGTGTCTGACATG GTCAAGGCAGGCATTTTCATGAACATCATCGGCATCGTCTGCGTCACCGTGGCCATCAACAGCTGGGGCAGGGCCATGTTCGACCTGGACTCCTTCCCAGCCTGGGCCAACTCCACTGGAGTGTAA
- the LOC118783028 gene encoding solute carrier family 13 member 5-like isoform X1 produces the protein MAPLLKELWKLKSGVILFCTPLLLLPLPLLIRTSEAACAYVIVLMAVYWCTEALPLAITALLPAVLFPVLGIMRSKEVCMQYLKDTNMLFVGGLVVAVAVEHWDLHKRIALRVLLLVGVRPALLMLGFMGVTAFLSMWISNTATTAMMVPIVQAVLEQLDSSEAEAPLIAAGDKPQQPSQEEDRKLREGMEGAAERRRLCKGMTLCVCYAASIGGTATLTGTGPNLVLKGQMNQLFPNNGDVINFASWFGFAFPNMVLMLSMAWLWLQFIFMGFNFRKTWGCGAVKSEKELAAYRVIREEHRRLGPMSFGELSVLALFSLLILLWFTRDPGFMAGWATHLLNAEAEYVTDATVAVFIAVLLFVLPSKAPRFRFWVCTSADPQASGHPTPALLTWKVVQSKLPWNIVLLLGGGFALARGSELSGLSRWLGNQMTPLHNIPPWAIAVVLCLLIATFTECTSNVATATLFLPILASMSQSIGLNPLYVMLPCTLSTSFAFMLPVATPPNAIVFSYGYLQVSDMVKAGIFMNIIGIVCVTVAINSWGRAMFDLDSFPAWANSTGV, from the exons ATGGCACCGCTGCTGAAGGAGCTCTGGAAGCTGAAGAGCGGGGTGATTCTCTTCTGCACCCCACTTCTCCTTCTCCCGCTGCCATTGCTAATCAGAACCTCG GAGGCGGCATGCGCCTATGTGATCGTGCTGATGGCAGTGTACTGGTGCACGGAGGCCCTGCCGCTAGCCATTACAGCCCTGCTACCTGCCGTTCTCTTTCCCGTGTTGGGCATCATGCGGTCTAAAGAG GTGTGTATGCAGTACCTGAAGGACACCAACATGTTGTTTGTGGGGGGCCTGGTGGTGGCGGTGGCAGTGGAGCACTGGGACCTGCACAAACGCATAGCACTCAGAGTCCTGCTCCTCGTTGGGGTACGGCCAGCGCT GCTGATGCTGGGCTTCATGGGCGTGACGGCCTTCCTCTCCATGTGGATTAGTAACACGGCAACCACCGCCATGATGGTGCCCATCGTGCAGGCagtgctggagcagctggacaGCTCCGAGGCAGAGGCACCGCTGATCGCCGCCGGCGACAAGCCGCAGCAGCCAAGCCAAGAAGAGGACCGGAAACTCAGAGAGGGAATGG AGGGGGCTGCcgagaggaggaggctgtgtAAAGGCATGACGCTGTGCGTGTGCTACGCTGCCAGCATCGGGGGAACCGCCACCCTCACCGGCACCGGGCCCAACCTGGTGCTCAAGGGCCAGATGAACCA GCTGTTCCCCAATAATGGTGATGTTATCAACTTCGCCTCGTGGTTTGGGTTCGCCTTCCCCAACATGGTGCTCATGCTGTCCATGGCCTGGCTCTGGCTGCAGTTCATCTTCATGGGATTCAA CTTCAGGAAGACATGGGGTTGCGGGGCAGTGAAGAGCGAGAAGGAGCTGGCGGCGTACAGAGTGATCCGCGAGGAGCACCGGCGTCTCGGCCCCATGTCCTTCGGGGAGCTGAGTGTGCTGGCCCTCTTCAGCCTGCTGATCCTGCTGTGGTTCACGCGAGACCCAGGCTTCATGGCCGGCTGGGCCACGCACCTCCTCAATGCAGAGGCAGA ATATGTGACCGATGCCACGGTTGCGGTCTTCATCGCTGTCCTCCTTTTTGTCCTCCCCTCCAAAGCACCACGGTTCAGATTCTG GGTGTGCACCTCCGCAGATCCCCAGGCCTCTGGCCACCCCACGCCAGCCCTGCTCACCTGGAAGGTGGTCCAGAGCAAGCTCCCCTGGAACAtcgtgctgctgctggggggaggCTTCGCACTGGCCAGGGGGAGCGAG TTGTCAGGACTGTCCAGGTGGTTAGGGAATCAGATGACCCCCCTGCACAACATCCCGCCGTGGGCGATTGCTGTCGTGCTGTGTCTCCTGATTGCCACCTTTACAGAGTGCACCAGCAACGTGGCCACCGCCACCCTCTTCCTGCCCATCCTGGCCTCCATG tccCAGTCTATAGGGCTGAATCCACTCTATGTCATGCTGCCTTGTACTCTGAGCACCTCCTTCGCCTTCATGCTGCCGGTGGCCACGCCACCCAACGCCATCGTCTTCTCTTACGGCTACCTGCAGGTGTCTGACATG GTCAAGGCAGGCATTTTCATGAACATCATCGGCATCGTCTGCGTCACCGTGGCCATCAACAGCTGGGGCAGGGCCATGTTCGACCTGGACTCCTTCCCAGCCTGGGCCAACTCCACTGGAGTGTAA
- the wdr81 gene encoding WD repeat-containing protein 81, which produces MEWLVAAVERDLGVDRRQIGPGPRPREVVALVPARWVLGLRERKVTRCPRLEGVSEGEAQTLLQRSQVKLPAGWTRVCIQGLRKSRLGYRLSRDSNSLGEGISQDSFSRLMKGVSEHNFRNLWREAHRTYVQPYAGTMEQTQVMALDAVRQALQALFCCTFISTDRVSPSLSPAREKEKEAPFPSSCTAPKPPADHLCPNVLPAEGLLESGEILYLVLPYSQYSLHDIVTYSPAKLANSHAKVLFILYQLLTAMQACHAAGLSCGALSLQDVAVDEQLCSYLRVNLAHYEELGEDKEAVVSNVRGQLSRNKQGGYRGGSENSEQLCKDCCEELKSLVMDWVHGRVSNFRYLMELNKLAGRREGDPNYHPVLPWVVDFTVPYGRFRDLRRSKFRLNKGDKQLDFTYEMTKEALAAAVANGGGGGNFGGDIVGVVGSSGSGQLDHLHVPHHISDVLSDITYYVYKARQTPKSVLCSHVRSQWEPNEYPASMERIQSWTPDECIPEFYTDPSIFRSIHPDMPDLDVPPWCNSYEEFIDVHRRLLESREVSQQLHHWIDLTFGYKLSGKDAVKAKNVCLHLVDNHTHLACYGVVQLFDQPHPPRLAPYQYSPLEPPHLGSATVCLSSWPNPALETTMDGVDGMVPEATGCESSGWTVVDRDEELEQGTEALDSLGTSSSTSTTTSSSIPLPLTSAAAGKAATDPVAMAVSQSPVAFPSEGTTNITNALGSGVRSAVLQRGSSTNRKPKEGSVNTVNAEEFKISLPEGFNPIQALEELEKLNNFLVKGLHTQPQHPGGSLSERPELNVSLMAAPSLTELFQRDMQALGVLIAEIFYSCKLRYMKVGASLSDRFQAVMKLCSASFRDVPLPLLPALETLLQVHKQSKWTGADRRPSRNPGLLLFQYDPISEGLPPPSPWQLLSPFLSPLPFPTYFLALHRFIFSYQAKMESVSSIQGRDIVFHLWQQLEFLLQGDITAEGLEILLPFVLALMSEESTAVYAAWYLFEPIARVLGPRNTAKYLLKPLVGVYESPRCLRGRFYLYTDCFVVQLIVRIGLQAFLSSLLPHVLQILTGFESCNAEAGADWEGRKALRSGQVDLGEEEEEEYDRREGGASTGSLSGKAGGGSGGGAGVGDTGLVDYSSGISLNDQVFLSEGEDFQNGFYVNNGSGGTGVGIHGKQQGQNTAVKDQDQESLSTGKLSDKSSASEVSIGDADSTRDRASLKSADSSQDLKQASEGEDGGELDEEEEVEEGKESAVGSVPSLELTLSGNTEESEGTMVTLDGKILNRIELGEAEKDIVGEEEEHDPSEDSEEKEHKILLDTVCKTVRWLSAKLGPTVTARYVARNLLRLLTNCYIGPDKHQFVPSASEETSLESMGSVYEKRPVVGDQTAQPVIDCLIYIAHLYGEPVLTYQYLPYIGYLVAPTSSLRLNTRKEAGLLGAVLLTQKIIVFLSDSTLMDMLMKINQDVLLPLLDLLTSPRMGFPSGVQTRSALCVKTLSLMALICLRIGREMVQQHMADTLCRFFSVFSLLHSLQTQVDTAACREVGECTLLEVRTPDGSEVTCELAVLEELQAVFSPEMAYASYIPFYCLIGDAVIRKLVPNHELVWRLAQSYHEQVSPGSPDPTPAGGQRAEPPPSTSVGLTPSLTGRMGRSPLPAPSSTSTPLSADILPESGTFGSHLVGNRIQVAQDSEAGGSPNLSSLDSWGRQNPGHLAPAGNPGSSFASAGPSSSSSSWVLGHTPEDSALKQDLPRSGRSLLGNWLAYWQYEIGLNQQDPHFHFHQIRLQSFLGHTGTAKCLAPLAGEDYFLSGSKDKTVRLWPLYNHGDGTREVEPRLTYAEHRKSVFYVGQLEALQEVVSCDGSVHLWDQFTGKQIRSYEALDGKNPITAVTTMPPPHCSVVFGSADSVLRFIDPRKPGLQHEFRLAYNNVSAGLIRYLAVSPGGRTVAAGFSSGFIVLLDARTGLVLRGWPAHEGDILQMKAAEGNLSSVLLHKEKSEELLRKVQPNLVPT; this is translated from the exons ATGGAGTGGCTTGTGGCAGCCGTGGAGAGGGACCTGGGCGTGGATCGGCGACAGATAGGCCCAGGGCCGCGGCCTCGAGAGGTGGTGGCTCTCGTTCCGGCTCGATGGGTCTTggggctgagggagaggaaggttACTCGGTGCCCGCGTCTCGAGGGCGTGAGTGAAGGGGAGGCCCAGACCCTGCTCCAGCGCTCCCAGGTGAAGCTGCCGGCCGGCTGGACCCGGGTCTGCATCCAGGGGCTCAGGAAAAGCAGGCTAGGCTACCGGCTGTCCAGAGACTCAAACTCCCTGGGGGAGGGCATCTCACAGGATTCCTTCTCCAGGCTCATGAAAGGGGTATCGGAACACAATTTCAG GAATCTGTGGCGTGAGGCTCACAGGACCTACGTGCAGCCTTATGCCGGCACCATGGAGCAGACTCAAGTAATGGCGCTGGACGCCGTGCGGCAGGCTTTGCAGGCACTCTTCTGCTGCACCTTCATCTCCACTGACCGGGTCTCCCCATCACTCTCCCCAGCTagggaaaaggagaaggaggccCCATTCCCATCCAGCTGCACGGCGCCCAAACCCCCCGCAGACCACCTGTGTCCTAACGTGCTCCCTGCAGAGGGTCTACTGGAGTCGGGAGAGATCCTCTACCTAGTCCTGCCCTATAGCCAGTACTCCCTCCATGACATCGTCACATACAGCCCAGCCAAGCTCGCCAACAGTCACGCCAAAGTACTCTTCATCCTGTACCAGCTGCTGACAGCTATGCAGGCATGCCATGCTGCTGGCCTGTCCTGTGGAGCGCTCTCCCTGCAGGATGTAGCTGTAGACGAGCAGCTCTGTAGCTATCTCAGAGTCAACCTAGCGCATTACGAGGAGCTTGGAGAGGACAAGGAGGCTGTCGTCAGTAATGTAAGGGGGCAACTATCAAGAAACAAGCAGGGAGGATACAGGGGAGGCAGTGAGAACAGTGAACAGCTCTGCAAGGACTGCTGTGAGGAGCTGAAGTCACTGGTTATGGACTGGGTCCACGGACGAGTCAGCAACTTTCGGTACCTTATGGAGCTGAACAAGCTGGCTGGAAGACGCGAAGGGGATCCCAACTACCACCCTGTTCTACCCTGGGTGGTGGACTTCACTGTGCCCTATGGTAGGTTCCGTGACCTTAGGAGGTCCAAGTTCCGGCTAAACAAGGGAGACAAGCAACTGGATTTCACCTATGAAATGACCAAAGAGGCCCTGGCTGCGGCAGTTGCTaacgggggtgggggagggaatTTTGGAGGCGACATAGTAGGGGTTGTAGGCTCTAGTGGCTCTGGGCAGCTGGACCACCTTCACGTACCACATCACATCTCGGATGTGCTGTCAGACATCACCTACTACGTGTATAAGGCCCGGCAGACCCCTaagtctgtgctgtgcagccATGTGCGATCGCAGTGGGAGCCCAACGAGTACCCCGCTAGCATGGAGCGCATTCAGAGCTGGACCCCTGACGAGTGCATCCCAGAATTCTACACAGACCCCTCCATATTCCGCTCCATTCACCCGGACATGCCTGACCTGGATGTGCCTCCATGGTGCAACTCGTACGAAGAGTTTATCGATGTGCATCGGCGCCTCTTGGAGAGCCGAGAGGTGTCGCAGCAGTTGCACCACTGGATCGACCTCACCTTTGGATACAAGCTCTCAGGCAAAGATGCTGTCAAGGCTAAGAACGTGTGCCTGCACCTTGTGGACAACCACACGCACTTAGCCTGCTACGGAGTGGTGCAGCTGTTTGACCAGCCCCATCCACCCCGACTTGCACCTTACCAGTACTCTCCGCTTGAGCCCCCCCATCTGGGCTCGGCTACAGTCTGCTTGTCCTCCTGGCCCAATCCTGCCCTGGAAACCACGATGGATGGTGTGGACGGAATGGTTCCTGAGGCCACTGGGTGCGAATCAAGTGGCTGGACTGTGGTGGATCGGGACGAGGAGCTGGAGCAAGGCACCGAAGCCCTGGACTCTTTGGGCACTTCTTCCAGTACTTCCACCAcaacctcctcctccatcccGCTGCCCTTAACCAGTGCTGCTGCCGGAAAGGCAGCCACGGACCCTGTAGCTATGGCTGTATCCCAGTCTCCTGTAGCTTTCCCCAGCGAGGGTACAACTAATATCACAAATGCCTTGGGATCTGGTGTTCGAAGTGCCGTGCTACAGAGAGGTAGCAGCACCAACAGGAAACCCAAAGAGGGGAGTGTCAACACTGTTAATGCTGAAGAATTCAAAATCAGCCTGCCAGAAGGGTTCAACCCCATTCAGGCCCtcgaggagctggagaagctgaaTAACTTTCTGGTAAAAGGACTGCACACACAACCTCAGCACCCTGGAGGATCCCTGAGTGAAAGACCAGAATTGAATGTGTCACTGATGGCTGCTCCTTCCCTTACAGAGCTCTTTCAGAGGGACATGCAAGCACTAGGTGTCCTGATTGCAGAGATCTTCTATTCATGTAAGCTGCGTTATATGAAAGTGGGCGCCTCTCTGAGCGATCGATTCCAGGCTGTGATGAAGCTCTGCTCGGCCAGCTTCCGTGACgtgcccctgcccctgctccctGCCCTGGAGACCCTGCTGCAGGTCCATAAGCAGTCAAAATGGACCGGTGCGGACCGTAGGCCGAGCAGAAACCCCGGTCTCCTGCTTTTTCAATATGACCCGATTTCAGAGGGTCTCCCGCCTCCCAGCCCCTGGCAGCTGCTCAGCCCCTTTCTGTCCCCGCTGCCTTTCCCAACATACTTCCTGGCACTCCACCGCTTCATCTTCTCCTATCAGGCCAAGATGGAGTCGGTTAGTAGCATCCAAGGCCGTGACATTGTCTTCCACTTGTGGCAGCAGCTGGAGTTCCTGCTGCAGGGCGACATCACTGCAGAGGGGCTGGAGATCCTGCTGCCTTTTGTGCTCGCGCTCATGTCAGAGGAGTCCACCGCCGTCTACGCTGCCTGGTACCTGTTCGAGCCGATCGCCAGAGTGCTGGGTCCGCGCAACACTGCCAAGTACTTACTGAAGCCCCTGGTGGGCGTGTACGAGAGCCCACGCTGCCTTCGGGGCCGCTTCTACCTCTATACCGACTGCTTCGTGGTGCAGCTCATCGTGAGGATCGGCCTGCAGGCCTTCCTGTCCAGCCTTCTGCCCCACGTTCTGCAGATCCTCACTGGCTTTGAGAGCTGCAACGCGGAGGCCGGGGCTGACTGGGAGGGCCGCAAGGCTCTGAGGAGTGGCCAGGTTGACCtgggggaagaagaggaggaggaatatgaccgcagggagggaggggcgtcTACGGGGTCTCTGAGTGGGAAGGCGGGAGGGGGGAGCGGGGGCGGCGCGGGTGTGGGTGACACAGGCCTGGTGGACTACTCCTCAGGGATCAGCCTCAACGACCAGGTCTTCCTCTCCGAAGGCGAGGACTTCCAGAACGGGTTTTACGTCAACAACGGGTCAGGCGGAACGGGAGTTGGGATACACGGGAAACAGCAGGGCCAGAACACTGCGGTTAAAGACCAGGACCAGGAGTCTCTGAGCACGGGTAAGCTGAGTGACAAGAGCAGCGCCAGCGAGGTGTCCATCGGAGACGCCGACTCTACCAGGGACCGGGCCAGCCTGAAATCGGCCGACAGCAGCCAGGACCTGAAGCAGGCCAGTGAGGGGGAGGATGGAGGGGAGTTagacgaagaggaggaggtaGAGGAGGGCAAAGAGAGCGCAGTGGGTAGTGTCCCCAGCCTGGAGCTCACTCTCTCTGGAAATACTGAGGAGTCTGAGGGCACAATGGTCACCCTGGATGGGAAGATTTTAAATAGGATTGAGCtgggggaggcagagaaggacatagtgggagaagaggaggagcacGATCCCTCGGAGGACTCTGAGGAGAAAGAGCACAAGATACTGCTGG ACACTGTGTGTAAGACGGTTAGATGGCTGTCTGCGAAGCTTGGACCAACGGTGACTGCTCGCTACGTGGCCAGAAATCTGTTGCGCTTACTCACTAACTGCTACATTG GCCCAGACAAACACCAGTTCGTGCCCTCTGCTTCGGAGGAGACCAGCCTGGAAAGCATGGGCAGCGTGTATGAGAAGCGGCCGGTGGTGGGGGACCAGACGGCCCAGCCAGTCATTGACTGTCTCATCTACATCGCCCACCTGTATGGAGAGCCTGTTCTCACCTACCAGTACCTCCCCTACATTGGCTACCTG GTCGCTCCAACCTCTTCTTTACGCTTGAACACCCGCAAAGAGGCGGGGCTGCTGGGAGCGGTTCTCCTGACCCAGAAGATCATTGTTTTCCTGTCGGACTCCACGTTGATGGACATGCTCATGAAGATCAACCAGGACGTgctcctccccctgctggacCTGCTCACCTCTCCGAGGATGGG CTTTCCCAGTGGAGTGCAGACGCgctctgctttgtgtgtgaaaacCCTGAGCCTGATGGCCCTTATCTGCCTGCGCATCGGTCGGGAGATGGTGCAGCAGCACATGGCGGACACGCTGTGCAGGTTCTTCAGCGTCTTCTCCCTGCTGCACAGTCTGCAGACGCAG GTGGACACAGCTGCCTGCAGGGAGGTGGGAGAGTGCACGCTGCTGGAGGTGCGCACTCCGGACGGGTCGGAGGTCACCTGTGAGCTGGCGGttctggaggagctgcaggcagTGTTCAGCCCTGAGATGGCCTACGCCTCCTACATCCCCTTCTACTGCCTCATAG GAGACGCAGTGATCCGAAAGCTGGTGCCAAACCATGAGCTGGTTTGGCGTCTGGCCCAGTCTTACCACGAGCAGGTCAGCCCGGGCAGCCCAGACCCCACCCCCGCGGGGGGTCAGAGGGCGGAGCCGCCTCCGTCCACCTCCGTAGGGCTCACCCCGAGCCTCACCGGCCGCATGGGACGCAGCCCCCTGCCCGCcccttcctccacctccacccctctGAGCGCCGACATCCTTCCTGAGTCCGGAACCTTTGGCAGCCACCTGGTGGGGAACCGGATCCAGGTGGCGCAGGACTCAGAGGCCGGGGGGAGCCCAAATCTATCCTCGCTGGACTCCTGGGGACGGCAGAACCCCGGGCACCTGGCCCCGGCCGGCAACCCGGGCTCCTCCTTCGCCTCCGccggcccctcctcctcctcgtcttcctGGGTGCTGGGCCACACCCCCGAGGACAGCGCGCTGAAGCAGGACCTGCCCCGCAGCGGCCGCTCGCTGCTGGGGAACTGGCTGGCCTACTGGCAGTACGAGATCGGCCTCAACCAGCAGGACCCGCACTTCCACTTCCACCAGATCCGCCTGCAGAGCTTCCTGGGCCACACGGGCACGGCCAAGTGCCTGGCGCCGCTGGCTGGGGAGGACTACTTCCTGTCCGGCAGCAAGGACAAGACCGTCAGGCTGTGGCCCCTGTACAACCACGGCGACGGCACACGGGAGGTGGAGCCGCGCCTCACCTACGCCGAGCACCGCAAGTCCGTGTTCTACGTGGGCCAGCTGGAGGCGCTGCAGGAGGTCGTGAGCTGCGACGGCAGCGTCCACCTCTGGGACCAGTTCACCG GTAAGCAGATCCGCTCCTACGAGGCTCTGGATGGGAAGAACCCCATCACGGCCGTGACCACCATGCCGCCCCCCCACTGCAGCGTCGTGTTCGGCAGCGCTGACTCCGTGCTCCGCTTCATCGACCCGCGCAAACCGGGCCTGCAG CACGAATTCCGGCTGGCCTACAACAACGTGAGCGCGGGCCTGATCCGCTACCTGGCGGTGAGCCCCGGGGGGCGGACTGTGGCGGCCGGCTTCTCCAGCGGCTTCATCGTGCTGCTGGACGCCCGGACGGGCCTGGTGCTGCGCGGCTGGCCGGCACACGAGGGCGACATCCTGCAGATGAAG GCTGCTGAGGGAAACCTG TCCAGTGTCCTTCTTCACAAGGAGAAGTCCGAAGAACTGCTCAGGAAGGTGCAACCAAACTTGGTTCCGACGTAG